A region from the Coffea eugenioides isolate CCC68of chromosome 9, Ceug_1.0, whole genome shotgun sequence genome encodes:
- the LOC113783270 gene encoding uncharacterized protein LOC113783270, with protein sequence MANTQTLRELATPDLTHQPLCITFPTLAENTSFELKSGLIQLLPSFHGLSGEEPHKHVKEFEKFLEKFFPASRAASLRKEICSIKQYSGESLYDYWERFNKLCTRCPQHQISEQLLIQYFYEGLQPTDRSIIDAASGGALANKTPRGAWELIEAMAENSQQFGFRESNPPRRVNEVETSSIQQQLSELTSAVRQLAMRDTPRAKVCGICTSMDHCTDTCPIMQENGAEQVNMAGGVPAPRRQNDPYSNTYNPGWRDHPNLSYGNRQPSSFPNRPPGFHQPWQPKSQPSSSNSGSSLEDLVKSLATTTTQLHQEIRSLAANTAQLQQDTKADKKDQEARISQLATAINRLESHVYGKLPSQPEVNPKNVSVMTLRSGKELEGPKVKNSKSKSEEEIEKEIEEEGRVREDPKVTSTPPLTTISNLPPFPCRLEKTRKGEKEKELLDVFRKVEINIPLLDAIKQIPKYAKFLKDLCTHKRKLRGDERVAVGENVSAIFQRKLPPKCGDPGMFTIPCKIGGASIRQTMLDLGASINVMPKTIYTSLNLGPLKGTGIIIQLADRTNAYPEGLVEDVLVQVNELVFPADFYVLDMGDERALNPSPILLGRPFLSTARTKIDVNEGTLSMEFDEKIVNFNIFDAMKYPNETNSVYALSVVEPLVQEIFELDGVDALAVALAKHLELGATPDVELSDELYRAVGALHSLPPLSPRYELTSLFVPETQAKLLPSIVQAPELELKPLPKHLKYAFLGDNETLPVIISAHLSPSQEDDLIHLLRDHKEAIGWSVADIKGISPSLCMHRIRLEEDAKPVRQAQRRLNPLMMEVVKKEILKLLEVGSFSPSQIVLG encoded by the exons ATGGCCAACACCCAGACATTAAGGGAGCTGGCTACCCCAGACCTGACTCATCAGCCCTTGTGCATCACATTCCCAACTCTGGCTGAAAATACCTCTTTCGAGCTGAAATCGGGCTTGATTCAGCTCCTACCTTCGTTTCATGGTCTTTCTGGTGAAGAACCCCACAAACATGTCAAGGAATTCGAA aaattcctGGAAAAATTCTTCCCCGCATCCCGAGCTGCTAGTTTAAGAAAGGAAATATGCAGCATCAAGCAGTACTCCGGAGAGTCATTGTACGATTATTGGGAAAGGTTCaacaagttgtgcactagatgcccaCAGCATCAGATTAGTGAACAACTGTTGATCCAGTACTTCTATGAGGGGCTCCAGCCAACTGACAGGAGTATTATTGACGCTGCGAGTGGAGGAGCCCTGGCAAACAAGACACCGAGGGGAGCGTGGGAGCTTATTGAAGCCATGGCAGAGAACTCTCAGCAGTTCGGCTTCCGGGAGAGTAACCCCCCTCGAAGGGTTAACGAGGTAGAGACGTCATCCATCCAGCAGCAACTGTCGGAGTTGACGTCTGCTGTTAGGCAATTGGCCATGAGAGACACACCGCGAGCAAAGGTGTGCGGAATCTGTACTAGCATGGACCACTGCACGGATACGTGCCCCATTATGCAAGAGAACGGGGCGGAACAGGTAAATATGGccggaggcgtgcccgcgccccGCAGGCAGAATGACCCGTATTCCAACACATACAACCCCGGTTGGAGAGACCATCCCAATCTCAGTTATGGGAACAGGCAACCAAGTTCATTCCCGaatcgtccaccaggattccaccagccttggcaaccaaaatctcaaccctCATCCTCCAATTCAGGAAGCTCCTTGGAGGACCTAGTCAAAAGCCTGGCCACGACTACTACTCAGCTTCATCAGGAGATCAGATCCTTGGCAGCAAATACCGCGCAGCTCCAGCAGGACACCAAAGCGGACAAGAAGGACCAAGAAGCTCGAATAAGCCAACTGGCAACTGCCATTAACCGCTTGGAGTCCCACGTTTATGGGAAACTGCCATCGCAACCCGAGGTGAATCCCAAGAATGTAAGTGTCATGACgctgaggagtggcaaggaattGGAAGGGCCTAAAGTGAAAAATTCGAAAAGCAAAAGCGAGGAGgagatagaaaaggaaattgaggAGGAAGGACGTGTTCGTGAAGATCCTAAGGTAACCTCCACCCCTCCACTCACTACTATCTCTAACTTACCCccttttccttgcaggttggaaaagacaaGGAAaggagagaaggaaaaagagctCTTGGATGTGTTTCGGAAAGTGGAGATTAACATTCCCCTGTTGGATGCAATCAAGCAGATACCGaaatatgctaaatttttgaaggacTTGTGCACCCACAAGAGGAAGCTAAGGGGAGATGAACGAGTGGCGGTGGGAGAAAACGTGTCAGCTATatttcaaaggaaactcccacCAAAATGTGGagacccaggtatgttcaccATTCCCTGCAAGATAGGAGGTGCCTCGATTAGACAGACAATGTTGGATTTAGGGGCGTCAATCAATGTAATGCCTAAAACAATTTATACGTCCCTTAATCTTGGTCCATTAAAAGGCACAGGCATTATAATCCAACTTGCAGACCGTACCAATGCTTACCCGGAAGGGTTAGTTGAAGATGTTTTGGTGCAGGTCAATGAGTTAGTTTTTCCTGCAGATTTCTATGTCCTAGACATGGGGGATGAAAGGGCACTAAATCCGTCTCCTATTTTGTTAGGTAGGCCATTTTTAAGCACTGCTAGGACGAAAATAGATGTAAATGAGGGTACTTTGTCGATGGAGTTTGATGAGAAAATTgtgaattttaatatttttgatgcgATGAAGTACCCAAATGAGACTAACTCTGTTTATGCTTTAAGTGTTGTTGAGCCCCTTGTACAGGAAATATTTGAATTGGATGGGGTTGATGCACTGGCAGTGGCATTAGCCAAACATCTTGAGTTGGGAGCAACTCCTGATGTAGAATTGAGTGATGAGTTATACCGGGCTGTTGGAGCACTGCATTCGCTCCCACCACTCTCCCCAAGGTATGAGCTTACTTCTCTCTTTGTACCAGAAACTCAGGCAAAATTGTTGCCTTCTATTGTGCAGGCACCTGAGTTGGAACTCAAGCCTCTCCCGAAGCATTTGAAGTATGCATTTCTCGGAGACAATGAGACGTTACCAGTCATCATATCTGCTCACCTGTCACCAAGCCAAGAAGATGACCTTATTCATCTTCTTCGAGACCATAAGGAAGCGATTGGGTGGAGCGTAGCAGATATCAAGGGAATTAGCCCCTCTTTGTGCATGCATCGGATCCGGCTTGAGGAGGATGCAAAACCAGTGAGGCAGGCGCAACGGAGATTGAACCCACTGATGATGGAAGTGGTGAAGAAGGAGATACTTAAACTCCTAGAAGTGGGATCATTTTCGCCATCTCAGATAGTCCTTGGGTGA